In Bosea sp. PAMC 26642, the DNA window GCATCATCTCGGCGGCGTCCTTCGCCCGCGTGCGACCGGGGACCGATTCATGCGAGGCGTTCCAGACCTTTTCGATATGGGCTGGTGCGGAATGCCCGAGCAGGACCTGACCGGAAGACGAGGACAGCGCCGGGAAGCGGGTGCCGACCGGCAGGTTGATAGAAGAGATGTGCGTGCTAGCGATGGTGGTGATGATGACGATGTCGGCGCGATCGACCTCGACCCAGGAGATCGTCTCGCGGGTGCGCTCCGCCAAGTCGCGCATGGCGGGGTAGGCGGCATCGAGCGCGGTGTTGGACGAGACGACGCTCTGCGCGAAGCGGAAGACCTTCTTGGCCAGGGTGTAGCGCTTGGTCTGCTCGTCCCGGTCGAGATAGCCAAGGCGCTCGAGCGTGTAGATGAAGCGCTGCGAGGCGCTGCGGCCGAGCCCGGTGCGGATAGCGATATCGGAAAGGCTCAAGCTCGCCGTTGTCTTGTCGAAGGTCTCCAGCACCTTCATCGCCTTGCCGACCGAGGCGACGAACAGGCGTTCGTCGATCTCCCCGACCGCGGGGCCGGCATCCCTCGGCGACAGGCCCAGGCTTGCGTTCGTCGTTGCGTCCGGCATTGCGCCTTCTTGCTTTCCTGTCGATGGGGCGCAGCGTTAGCATTTTTGCGCTGCGTCTCAAACCCGGTCAGTCAGCCCCCGGAATTGATTTTCGAAACGCTGTTTGAGAAGGTTTTTCTGTATCTTTCCCAAGGTGTTGCGCGGCATTTCGGAGATGACTTCGATCCGCTTTGGGACCTTGTATCCGGCCAGCGAGCGCTTGAGGGTATCGATCGCAGCGCGCGGATCGAAAGCCTCAGCCGCAAGCGTGAGCTGAACGACGGCAACGACGGCTTCACCGAAATCCATATGGGGGATGCCGATTACGGCGCTCTCGGCCACGCCGTCCAGCGCGTTGACGGCCGCCTCGACCTCCTTGGGATAGACGTTGAGCCCGCCCGAGATGATCAGGTCGGCGCCACGCCCGAGGACGCTGACATAACCCCGCGCATCCCGGCGCCCGAAATCGCCGGTGCGGAACCAGCCGACGCGGAATGACGCGGCGGTCTTGTCGGGATCCTGCCAGTAGCCGAGGAACGGATAGGGCTGACGCAGTTCGATCATGCCGACGGTCCCCGCCTCGACGCCCTCGCCCTGTTCGTCGACGATGCGAACCTCCGATCCCGGCAGCGGCAGCCCCGAACCGTCGGGCTGGCGAACGTCGTCGAGCCGGTTCGACGTCGCGATCAAGACTTCGGTGAGGCCATAGCGGTCGAGCAGGCGATGGCCGGTTCGGTCCGCGAAAGCCTCGAAAGCATCGGGACGCATCGGTGCCGAGCCCGTCACGAACAGACGCATCGCGCTGCAGAGGTCGCGATTGAACCGGGGATCGGCCATCAGCCGGCTGTAATAGGTCGGCACCCCGGCGAAGATCGTGGCGCGCGGGAGCTTGGCCAGCACGCGTTCGGTGTCGAATTTCGGCAGCAGGATCATCGACGCTCCGCCCGCCAGGGCGGGCGTCGTCGTCCCGAACAGGCCAAAAGCCATCGGGTTGGCGTGCAGCAGCGTGTCGGCGTCGGTGATCCCCCAGCAGGACGCCAGCGAGCGCGCATTCCAGATCACGGCTCCGGCGGAAAGGAGAGCGCCCTTGGGCCGCCCGGTTGTGCCGGAGGTGTAGACCATTGCGTTCGGGTCGGATGGCGCGATCGTCTGGAGCGGGCTCCCGCCGGGCATCGTGGCGCTCCGTTCGGCGAGGGTTCCCGCCCCGCTGGCATCAAGCGTCAGGACGGGACAGCCTGCGGCGCTGGCAACATCGTGCCGGATCGGATCGCAGACGACGAGTTTGGGCCGCGCATCGCCGAGGATGTGGCTGACCTCGCCATCGGTCAGGCCGATGTGCACGGGCACGTAGACGGCGCCGAGGCGGCAGACGGCGAGGTAGAGCAGAACCGCTTCGGGCGACTTCTCGAGAATGCCCGCGACGCAATCGCCTTTTGCTACCCCTTCGCTGGCCAGCAGATCGGCATAGCGTGCGGTGATGCCGGGTACGTCCCCATAACGAACCACGCGATCATCCGCGTTCTCCATGAAGATGCGATCGGAATCGCGTGCACCGCCGATCAGGGCGGCGAAGACGTTCGCATCGTCGGGCACGGTGATGACGGCCATCGTGTCGTTCTGCTGATCTGTCGGCGCTAGCGGCCGGTGAAGACGGGTTTGCGCTTTTCGGCGAAGGCGCGCGAGCCTTCGCGATAGTCGTCGCTGCGGTCGGCCAGATCGGAGAGCGCGGCGATCTCGCCGGCCACGTCGGCGAGACGGCCCTGCAGCAGCGCATCGCAGGCGAGCTTGGACGCGCGGATCGAAATCGGGGCGTTGGCGATGATCGGTTGCGCCATGCGCAGGGCCGCCTCGACGACGTCGCCCTCGACCACGTCCGAGATCAGACCACAATTGCGGGCAGAGCCAGCGTCGATCAGTTCGCCGGTATAGAGCATGCGTCGGGCCATGGTGATGCCGGCGGTCGCAACCAGCAAGCGCGTGCTGTCGGCCGGGTAAACCAGGCCGAGCTTGGCCGGCGGAACGCCGAACCGCGCCGTCGGGTCCGCGATCCGGAAATCGGCCCGCAGCGCGAGCGTGCAGCCGCCGCCGACGCAAGGCCCGCTGATGGCGGCGATGACCGGGACTAGCGAGGCGGAGACGGCGGCATAGCAGGCCATGATCGAATCCCAATAGGCCTGCCGTGCCGGTGGATCGTCGCGCACGGCTGCGAAGGCGCCGATCTCGTCGCCGGCGCAGAAGGCGCCGCCCCGACCGGTCAGGACGATGGCGCGGATCGCGGGATCGGATTTCAGCGCGAGGAAGCTGTCGCCCAGGGCCTGCCACGCGGCGGCGTTCAGGGCATTGCGCTTGGCGGGGCGGTTGATCGCCACGATGGCGACTCCCTCGCGGCGATCGAGCTCGATATCGGCCATGACATGCGCCTTGATAATATTGCGATATAATAACATTTATTATAAATGCTGATGCGGCCTGTCAACGGGCGCTGGTGTCGACCGCTTGACAGACGCGAAATCCACTATCAAAATCCAATTACAGTTATTGTAATGCGATATCAAAAAGCGAGTCACGGCTCGTGGCTCCAACGTCAGCACGGACCACCTCATGCAGACCAACGACATCACCATCGCACAGCTCTGGGACGCGCGCGCCGCACGGGATCCGGGGCATGTCTACTGCCGTTTCGAGGATGAGAGCTGGACGATCGGTCAGCTCGACGGGCGCATCAACCGCCTGGCGAATGCCTTGCTGGCGTCGGGGCTCCAGAAGGGCGATCGCGTCGCCGTGATGCTTCCGAGCCATCCCGACCACGTCATCGTCATCTTCGCCCTCGCCAAGGCGGGCCTCGTCCGCATCCCGGTCAATGTTCACCTCAAGGCCGCTGCGCTCGATTTCGTCTTCGAGCGCTTCGAGCCGCATACCCTGATCGCCGACGAGGCCTATGCCGGGGCGCTGGCGCCGATCGTCGAGAGGTCGCCCGGACTTTCGGTCTTCTGGCGCGGGCGCGACGGGGCAGGGAGCCTGTCGGGACTGGTCGAAGCGGGCAGCCCGCTGCCGCCGCCAATGGTCGTCGAAGCGGACGATATCATCGCGATCACGCCGAGTTCCGGCACCACCGGCGAACCGAAGGGCGTCCTCAAGACCGACCGCAGTCTTCGGGCCGGGCCGATGGGGACGCTGGCGCTGACGGGCGCGACCGCCGGCGACGTCTTTCTGCTCTGGGAGCCGCTGCATCATGGCGCTGGCGTCGCGGTTCTGATCGCCGCCCTGATGGAGCCGATCACGCTCGCCATGGTCGACAAGTTTAGCGCCTCGCAGTTCTGGGAGCAGGTGCGCCGCTTCGAGGTGACGCATATCCACTATCTGGGCGGTGTGCTGCCGCTGCTGCTCAAGCAGCCCGCGAACCCGCGCGACCGCGACCACAAGGTCCGCATGGCCTGGGGCGGCGGCTGCCCGCTCGATGTCTGGCGCGCCTTCGAGGAGCGCTTCGGGGTTTCGCTCTATGAGGGCTACGGACTGTCGGAGATGACGACGTTCGTCACGATCAACCCCGAGGGGCGGCTCGGCTCCTGCGGTCGGCCGCTGCCGTTCTACAAGGTGCGCCTGCTGGACGATGAGGGCGTCGAGGTCGGCCTGGGCGAGCCGGGCGAGATCGTCGTGCGGCCGCTGGAGCCCGGCCTCGCGTTCAAGGGCTATTTCCGAATGGAGGAGACGGGCGCGGCTCTGGTTAAGGACGGCTGGTTCTCGACCGGCGACCTCGCCCGCAAGGACGACGACGGCTTCCTGTTCTATTCCGGGCGCAAGAAGGACAGCGTCCGGCGCCGTGGCGTCAACATTTCGGCCTGGGAGGTGGAGCGCATAGTCTTGACCCATGACGACATCGAGGAATGCGCCCTGATCGGGGTGCCCAGCGAGATGGGCGACGACGACCTCAAGCTCTTCATTCGCGCGACGCCAGGGCGCGAGCCTGCACCGCTCGATCTGATCCGCTGGTGCGAGAGCCGGATGCCGTATTTCCAGATTCCGCGTTATATCGAGCCGATCGAGGAATTCCCGAAAACACCGACGCAACGGATCAAGAAGAGTGACCTGAGCCGTAGCGTCAGTGAGAGCTTCGACCTGGAAGCTTCCGGATACAAGATCGGGAGGTAGCGGGACGCGATGACTGGCTGGTTCCTTCAGCGATTGCTCCAGGCCGTCTTCGTCATGCTGGCGATGACGCTGATCGTGTTCATTGGCGTCAGCGTCATCGGCGACCCCGTCGAGGTGCTGATCTCCCCCGATGCGGATCAGGCGGAGCGCATACGGGCGATTGCGGCATTCGGTCTCGATCGCCCGCTCTGGGCGCAGTACCTGTCGTTCCTCAACGGTGCGATTCATGGCGATCTCGGCCGCAGCTTCGTCTACAACGAGCCGGCTCTGAAGGTGATCCTCCAGCGCATGCCGGCGACGCTTGAACTCGCAATCTGCGCCATGCTCCTGGCGACCTTCATCGGCATCCCGCTCGGCCTCTACGCCGGACTCAGACCCAATGCGCCGATGGCGCGCGTGATCATGACAGGCTCGATCTTGGGCTTCTCGCTGCCGGGCTTCTGGGTCGGCCTGCTGCTGATCATGGTCTTCGCGGTCCAACTCGGCTGGCTGCCTTCGGGGGGGCGCGGCGAGACACGCCAGTTACTGGGCATCGGCTGGTCCTTCCTGACCCTCGATGGGCTGCAGCATCTCGCGCTGCCGGCGCTCAATCTCGCGCTTTTCAAGATTTCGCTGGTCATGAGGCTTGTGCGGGCCGAAACGCGCGAGGTCATCCCCCAGGACTTCATCCGCACGGCGCGCGCCAAGGGGTTGCCAGAGAGCAGCGTAATCTTACGGCATTTGCTGAAAAACATCATGATCCCGGTCGTCACCATCATCGGCCTCGAGTTCGGCTCGGTCATAGCCTTCTCGGTGGTGACGGAGACGATCTTTGCCTGGCCCGGCATGGGCAAGCTGATCATCGACAGCATCCATGTGCTCGACCGCCCGATGATCGTCGCCTATCTCATGATCATCGTGTTGATGTTCGTGATCATCAATCTGCTGGTCGATTGCCTTTATACGGCACTCGACCCCCGGGTGAGGCTGGGCAAATGACGGCACCCACGTCGACGCCGGAGATCACCTCCCCGCCGCGCGCGACGCCCGCTCGGCGCTTCGTGCGGGCCTTCGCGTCGTCGAAGCTCGCCATGGGCGGCCTCGTCGCCTTTACCGCGATCGTACTGGCGGCGCTGCTGGCGCCCTGGATCTCGCCGCAGAACCCATATGACCTGATGCAACTCGACATCCTAGAGGGTCGGCTGCCGCCGGGCTCCGTCTCGGGCGCCGGGATGACCTACTGGCTTGGCACGGACGACCAGGGCCGGGACATGCTCTCAGCCATTCTTTACGGGCTGCGCATTTCCCTCGCGGTCGGCATCTGCTCGGCGCTGCTGGCCGCCGCCGTCGGCACCACGCTGGGCCTGTTCGCGGCCTATGCCGGCGGACGGATCGAGACCGCGCTGATGCGGCTGGTCGATCTGCAGCTCTCCTTTCCGACGATCCTGATCGCGCTGATGATCCTCGCCTTCCTGGGCAAGGGCATCGCCAATGTGATCCTCGCGCTGGTGATCGTCGAGTGGGCGACCTATGCCCGCACGGCCCGGGCAAGCGCGCTCATAGAGAGTCGCAAGGAATACATCGAGGCGGCGCTCGCGATGGGCGCGCGGCCCATGCGGATCCTGTTCCGGCACCTGCTGCCCAACTGCCTGCCGCCCTTGATGGTCATCGCGACCGTACAGATCGCGCGCGCCATCGCGCTGGAGGCGACCCTGTCGTTTCTCGGACTGGGCGTGCCGGTGACCGAGCCCAGCCTGGGCATGCTGATCGCCAACGGCTACCAGTACATGCTGTCCGGCAAGTTCTGGATCAGCTTCTATCCGGGTCTGGCCCTGCTCGCGACCGTCGTGGCGATCAACCTGATCGGCGACCATCTTCGCGACGTGCTGAACCCGCGACGGCAAGACGGTTAGACCAAGGCAACCGCAGACCGCCAGCCAGCGCCACAGTGGCTGAAGCTGAGAGTGGAGCCGGTCCGGTTGGCCACGTCTGCTTTTGATCGTACTACCACGTCGACCGCACCATGAGGACCGTGGTATTATCGTCGTCGGGATCATCAGCAGGAAGCATATAAATCTCTATGGCGGCATGCCTACTTACGTCAATTTCGATACCTGGGTTACTTGGATCGCTATATCTGCTATTAACCGTCAAGCCGGGATATATACTCAGAAAATCAGATTTAGCGTTATTTAAAGCCTTCATGGCATCATCACGAGATTTGCCAGAATATAGTACGATACGAATGTATGACTCACCGTTTCTTTTGAGATGAAGTCGAGATTGCACCTCTTTGTCCAATATAGAGCCCACCGGACATACCTTTTCGGATGGTCTTATAGTGCAAATTCCCGTGATACGGCTGATGAATTTCTCCGACGCAAGGTCCACCAGAGGCGGCATAACTCGGTAGAGTTCTCGGGCCGAAGGGCCAAGCGTTGCGACGTCGACATTAGTAGCCGCAGCGGGCCCGCCACGATCGGTGAATTCAGCACTGACAAGTGTATACCACGAATAAACCGTTCGCGGATAAATAATGGCAAACTCAATATCATCAAGACGCATTAACGATATTGTGCCAGTAATTAATTGACGTCCGCCTGGCGCGATATCGAAAACGTATTCTTTAGAGAATAATGGAAACGGCGGCATAGAGTTGCCAAGATATTTAACGGCTGCGTACTGAACTGTTAATCTGACGTTAATTGGGCGGGAACTAGAGTTTCCATACCATAGTCGATAAGTCTGCGTAGAACTGTCTGTTGATCGCGGCAATGTTTCATCTTTTAGAATCAGCGCGCCTACAGCATCTGAATCTGTGTGGACAATCTTTTTACAAAGGCGATAACTCCAATCAGTTTTATCTTCGTCTTCTTCAACCTCGATTGCTTGTTGTAACATTCTGAGCAAAGATTTTTCTTCCTCGGTCTTCGAAGAGAGCCGCTCGCCGAGCGCTCGCAGCACACCTAACGTGACAGCCATGTGGCGTTGTTGCATGGACGGATGGCTGCCGGCATCAAGGCGATCGTCGCTCAATGAAGTAGCCATCTTAAGAAAAGTGTCGAGTTGATCGGCCACGGCCCCTAGACCTGAGATCGCCACATTCTCCGTAAAAATCGTGCTGGCAGTGTAATGCGCCCCTACCAAGTCGGCCTGGCATTCGAACAAACGGCGGATCTCCGCCTTGTCTGATGGATACTCGGAATTGTAGAGGCTAAATTGCGCTTGATGCCAAAGTTCGTGAGCAATTATCCAGCGTAGACGATAGATTTTGATAGACTCTACCTCATCTTTTAGATCCGATCGTAATCGCTTCAAGCCAATTGAAACTGTTCCGTCAGGTCGGGAGATGTAGCCTCCATCCTCTGATACAGTGATTTTAGCTTCAATGTCATAAAATTGGATAATAGATTTCGCTTCATTCCTGAGCGATAATTCTAAGTTGTTGAGGACGTCCGCATGAGAAGGCAGACTAATTGAAGACAAAAGTAGGAAAAGTAACAGTGCTACGGGCCTGCTAATCGATGCGAGTTTGTTCATCTCTGATTCCCGCAAATGTTACAAGTAAAATGGCAAGAGATAAAGAAATTACAGAAGCAAAGAACGTCAGGAGCATCAACAGGTGACGAAAGATTATTTCGCTTTTGTACCAAATTTGTTCGATTTGTCCGGCATATACCTGGATCAACATTTGAGTACCCATCTCAGGATGCTCTCTAGCATAGCGTTCAGCATCAGGTAACATCGTTTTGCCGATCGTTACAACGCCGCGACCGTCGTATGCAGAGGTCCAGTGTGCGTACTGGTATTGGTATATGAAATAAGTACAGAATCCAAATCCTAGAAAAATGACACCAAAGACAATAAATAAAATCTTTTTGGAGTTATTTTGCGAATTTTTAAAGAAATAGAAACACACACCAATTACAATCGCTAACATTAATTGTACGAATTTTGTAGTGGTTTCCGGTAATAAATCTGCACCCAAAAGTCGAGGAGGAGACGCAAAGCTTATAAACACAACACTTGCCAGCCAAATGCTTAACTGGAAGAAGAGCGACCAGTTACGCCGTAATTTAGAAAGCATGCTGTATTCCATTCTCACTCTCTAAGGCAAAATGAACACGACGCTCTCGGAGTCATTTCCATTCAGGCCAACCGATACGGTCTGCCTTGCCACAACTTGATCAGCAGCATTCGAAGCAGAAAATTGATATATGCCAGGTGGCAAAGAGCCATTCGCAGGACTACTGACACCAAGAGGGGCCATGGGGTTGGCGTTGGCCCAACGAAGCGGGTTCGCTACTATTCGCAGGCCCGGAACAGCTTGACCATTCCGTTCAGTATGAACTGCGACTTCTACTCTGCCTCTAAAGACCGCCCCAGCGCCCGC includes these proteins:
- a CDS encoding AMP-binding protein — encoded protein: MQTNDITIAQLWDARAARDPGHVYCRFEDESWTIGQLDGRINRLANALLASGLQKGDRVAVMLPSHPDHVIVIFALAKAGLVRIPVNVHLKAAALDFVFERFEPHTLIADEAYAGALAPIVERSPGLSVFWRGRDGAGSLSGLVEAGSPLPPPMVVEADDIIAITPSSGTTGEPKGVLKTDRSLRAGPMGTLALTGATAGDVFLLWEPLHHGAGVAVLIAALMEPITLAMVDKFSASQFWEQVRRFEVTHIHYLGGVLPLLLKQPANPRDRDHKVRMAWGGGCPLDVWRAFEERFGVSLYEGYGLSEMTTFVTINPEGRLGSCGRPLPFYKVRLLDDEGVEVGLGEPGEIVVRPLEPGLAFKGYFRMEETGAALVKDGWFSTGDLARKDDDGFLFYSGRKKDSVRRRGVNISAWEVERIVLTHDDIEECALIGVPSEMGDDDLKLFIRATPGREPAPLDLIRWCESRMPYFQIPRYIEPIEEFPKTPTQRIKKSDLSRSVSESFDLEASGYKIGR
- a CDS encoding enoyl-CoA hydratase/isomerase family protein, with the translated sequence MADIELDRREGVAIVAINRPAKRNALNAAAWQALGDSFLALKSDPAIRAIVLTGRGGAFCAGDEIGAFAAVRDDPPARQAYWDSIMACYAAVSASLVPVIAAISGPCVGGGCTLALRADFRIADPTARFGVPPAKLGLVYPADSTRLLVATAGITMARRMLYTGELIDAGSARNCGLISDVVEGDVVEAALRMAQPIIANAPISIRASKLACDALLQGRLADVAGEIAALSDLADRSDDYREGSRAFAEKRKPVFTGR
- a CDS encoding ABC transporter permease, which produces MTAPTSTPEITSPPRATPARRFVRAFASSKLAMGGLVAFTAIVLAALLAPWISPQNPYDLMQLDILEGRLPPGSVSGAGMTYWLGTDDQGRDMLSAILYGLRISLAVGICSALLAAAVGTTLGLFAAYAGGRIETALMRLVDLQLSFPTILIALMILAFLGKGIANVILALVIVEWATYARTARASALIESRKEYIEAALAMGARPMRILFRHLLPNCLPPLMVIATVQIARAIALEATLSFLGLGVPVTEPSLGMLIANGYQYMLSGKFWISFYPGLALLATVVAINLIGDHLRDVLNPRRQDG
- a CDS encoding AMP-binding protein, which codes for MAVITVPDDANVFAALIGGARDSDRIFMENADDRVVRYGDVPGITARYADLLASEGVAKGDCVAGILEKSPEAVLLYLAVCRLGAVYVPVHIGLTDGEVSHILGDARPKLVVCDPIRHDVASAAGCPVLTLDASGAGTLAERSATMPGGSPLQTIAPSDPNAMVYTSGTTGRPKGALLSAGAVIWNARSLASCWGITDADTLLHANPMAFGLFGTTTPALAGGASMILLPKFDTERVLAKLPRATIFAGVPTYYSRLMADPRFNRDLCSAMRLFVTGSAPMRPDAFEAFADRTGHRLLDRYGLTEVLIATSNRLDDVRQPDGSGLPLPGSEVRIVDEQGEGVEAGTVGMIELRQPYPFLGYWQDPDKTAASFRVGWFRTGDFGRRDARGYVSVLGRGADLIISGGLNVYPKEVEAAVNALDGVAESAVIGIPHMDFGEAVVAVVQLTLAAEAFDPRAAIDTLKRSLAGYKVPKRIEVISEMPRNTLGKIQKNLLKQRFENQFRGLTDRV
- a CDS encoding IclR family transcriptional regulator gives rise to the protein MPDATTNASLGLSPRDAGPAVGEIDERLFVASVGKAMKVLETFDKTTASLSLSDIAIRTGLGRSASQRFIYTLERLGYLDRDEQTKRYTLAKKVFRFAQSVVSSNTALDAAYPAMRDLAERTRETISWVEVDRADIVIITTIASTHISSINLPVGTRFPALSSSSGQVLLGHSAPAHIEKVWNASHESVPGRTRAKDAAEMMRILEAVKAEGFAVTEKNMEQGSISVSAAVHDRAGRAVGAINLSTLTTRFERPAAIRDLAPLVAAAAARATETLSA
- a CDS encoding ABC transporter permease; the encoded protein is MTGWFLQRLLQAVFVMLAMTLIVFIGVSVIGDPVEVLISPDADQAERIRAIAAFGLDRPLWAQYLSFLNGAIHGDLGRSFVYNEPALKVILQRMPATLELAICAMLLATFIGIPLGLYAGLRPNAPMARVIMTGSILGFSLPGFWVGLLLIMVFAVQLGWLPSGGRGETRQLLGIGWSFLTLDGLQHLALPALNLALFKISLVMRLVRAETREVIPQDFIRTARAKGLPESSVILRHLLKNIMIPVVTIIGLEFGSVIAFSVVTETIFAWPGMGKLIIDSIHVLDRPMIVAYLMIIVLMFVIINLLVDCLYTALDPRVRLGK